A part of Myxococcus landrumus genomic DNA contains:
- a CDS encoding SlyX family protein, with the protein MDESRIAELEIRYMQQQETLQELSDVLYEQQRVIEALRVELELLKKRLEAEPGLVDARQQERPPHY; encoded by the coding sequence ATGGACGAGTCGCGCATCGCGGAGCTGGAGATTCGCTACATGCAGCAGCAGGAGACGCTGCAGGAGCTGAGCGACGTGCTCTACGAGCAGCAGCGGGTCATCGAGGCGCTGCGCGTCGAGCTGGAGCTGCTCAAGAAGAGGCTGGAAGCGGAACCTGGGCTGGTGGACGCCCGCCAGCAAGAGCGCCCACCCCACTACTGA
- a CDS encoding sensor histidine kinase, translating to MRAHALHLSVFLVARPAWARHVLAAVCAGLAWGLSWLLSPLPGALPILLSLAAVLVAALTGGPGPAWLATFMGALSIASRTASQSAATTILELSLFLAVGGLVAVLAGRRGAVGVPSAPPSSRPTSPHEGLEAHLLRSLGDAVLATDAHGVVRYLNPAAATLLQCPEQEVMGAPLAQVLRSRPESGSFPLRQTAKPSAWSPWPRALRRRDGGELPIEECTTPLRGLGGEELGAVWMFRDATSRRQFELERSQLLARERAALAEAQAQRELMESLFFQAPVAIAVFRGPEHVCELLNPQARVLLEVDGAALGKPLRDVQPDMDPGLLRLLDEVYREGVPFSAREVPLPTLPLSGTSMHSKPQRYHDVSWQPWRDARGVIQGVMAVAVDVTGLVVSRRAAEDLAGELREVVQARDEFLSIASHELRTPITSVQLQLQFLLRMAPAAGTEGTTSLVHRRVEATLRSVAQLHQLVATLLDVSRIRAGRLDLHRERMDLSSLTQELVSRAQEDAAGARCPVRLVVAEPLYGNWDRVRLEQVVTNLLSNAFKYGAQRPVEIHVTREGDFACLSVKDQGIGIAPEDQARIFHRFERAVSQRHYSGFGLGLWIVRQIVEALDGDIRVESQPNAGSTFIVRLPLESASTIDATA from the coding sequence ATGCGTGCGCACGCTCTCCATCTCAGCGTATTTCTCGTGGCTCGCCCCGCGTGGGCACGACATGTCCTGGCCGCTGTCTGCGCGGGACTCGCCTGGGGCCTCTCATGGCTGCTGTCGCCCCTTCCAGGTGCGCTGCCCATTCTCTTGTCACTCGCCGCGGTCCTGGTCGCCGCCCTCACGGGGGGACCCGGGCCCGCCTGGCTGGCGACTTTCATGGGGGCACTGTCCATTGCTTCACGGACCGCCAGCCAATCCGCGGCCACCACCATCCTGGAACTGTCCTTGTTCCTCGCGGTGGGGGGGCTCGTGGCGGTCCTCGCGGGACGGCGGGGCGCCGTGGGTGTCCCGAGCGCGCCACCTTCATCCCGGCCCACGTCCCCACACGAGGGACTGGAGGCCCACCTGCTGCGCAGCTTGGGCGACGCGGTGCTGGCCACGGACGCACACGGCGTCGTGCGCTATCTCAATCCCGCCGCGGCGACGCTGCTCCAATGTCCGGAGCAGGAGGTCATGGGGGCTCCGTTGGCCCAGGTGCTGCGCTCCCGGCCTGAGTCCGGGTCCTTCCCGCTCCGGCAGACGGCGAAGCCCTCCGCGTGGTCTCCCTGGCCGCGCGCGCTGCGCCGCCGCGATGGGGGCGAGCTCCCCATCGAGGAGTGCACCACGCCGCTTCGTGGCCTCGGTGGAGAGGAACTGGGAGCGGTCTGGATGTTTCGCGATGCCACGTCGCGCCGCCAGTTCGAGCTGGAGCGCTCACAACTGCTCGCACGCGAGCGCGCGGCCCTCGCCGAGGCCCAGGCTCAACGTGAGCTCATGGAGTCGCTCTTCTTCCAGGCGCCCGTCGCCATCGCCGTCTTCCGTGGGCCGGAGCATGTCTGTGAGCTGTTGAACCCCCAGGCCCGGGTGCTCCTGGAGGTCGACGGGGCCGCCCTGGGCAAGCCCCTGCGCGACGTCCAGCCCGACATGGACCCGGGGCTGCTCCGCCTGCTCGATGAGGTCTATCGCGAAGGCGTGCCGTTCTCCGCTCGCGAGGTGCCGCTGCCCACACTGCCGCTCTCGGGTACGTCCATGCACTCGAAGCCGCAGCGCTACCATGACGTCTCCTGGCAGCCCTGGCGTGATGCTCGAGGCGTCATTCAAGGCGTCATGGCCGTGGCCGTGGATGTCACCGGGTTGGTCGTGTCCCGACGCGCCGCGGAGGACCTGGCCGGTGAGCTGCGCGAGGTCGTCCAGGCACGCGACGAGTTCCTCTCCATCGCCAGCCATGAGCTGCGCACCCCCATCACCTCCGTCCAGCTCCAGCTCCAGTTCCTGCTCCGCATGGCGCCCGCCGCCGGCACCGAGGGCACCACGTCGCTCGTGCATCGCCGCGTCGAGGCCACGCTGCGCTCCGTGGCCCAGCTCCACCAGCTCGTCGCCACGCTGCTGGATGTGTCCCGCATCCGCGCGGGACGGCTCGACCTGCACCGTGAGCGGATGGACCTGTCCTCGCTGACGCAGGAGCTGGTCTCCCGAGCGCAGGAGGATGCCGCTGGCGCCCGGTGCCCGGTGCGGCTCGTCGTGGCCGAGCCCCTGTATGGGAACTGGGACCGCGTCCGGCTGGAGCAGGTCGTCACCAACCTGCTCTCGAATGCCTTCAAGTATGGCGCTCAGCGCCCCGTCGAAATCCACGTCACCCGCGAGGGGGACTTCGCCTGCTTGAGCGTGAAGGACCAGGGCATCGGCATCGCGCCCGAGGACCAGGCGCGCATCTTCCACCGCTTCGAGCGCGCCGTGTCCCAGCGCCACTACAGCGGCTTCGGCCTGGGCCTGTGGATTGTCCGGCAGATTGTCGAGGCCCTCGACGGCGACATCCGCGTGGAGAGCCAGCCCAACGCCGGCTCCACGTTCATCGTCCGACTTCCCCTCGAGAGCGCCTCCACCATCGACGCCACCGCGTGA
- a CDS encoding quinone oxidoreductase family protein encodes MKAIRYHAVGGPEVLRLEDVEDPTPGPGEVRIRVKAAGVNFADTERRRGHYDAAVPLPRILGSEAAGVVDQVGAGVDSRWVGRRVVAMAPRSYAELMTAPAAELLELPEHVSFEEGAGLLVQGLTAWHLIHTSARLERGQKVLVHAAAGGVGLLTIQLAKQVGATVLGTVSNEAKAQLAKEAGADEVFIYGGARSVADWVRDITGGNGVEVVLDSVGASTWASSLESLAPFGHLVSFGSASGDPPPVAVESLYAKSLKVSGYWLRTQHPEALQRRARQALGELLSSGALKVKLGLVVDLSEAARAHRDLETRGTVGKVVLRVP; translated from the coding sequence ATGAAAGCCATTCGCTACCACGCGGTAGGTGGACCGGAAGTGTTGCGACTCGAGGACGTGGAGGACCCGACGCCAGGACCGGGAGAGGTCCGCATCCGGGTCAAGGCAGCGGGAGTGAACTTCGCGGACACGGAACGACGAAGGGGCCACTACGACGCAGCAGTGCCCTTGCCCAGAATCCTCGGAAGCGAGGCTGCTGGAGTCGTGGACCAGGTGGGAGCTGGGGTCGACTCGCGCTGGGTGGGACGCAGGGTGGTGGCGATGGCGCCTCGCAGCTACGCGGAGCTCATGACCGCGCCGGCCGCGGAGTTGCTGGAGTTGCCCGAACACGTCTCCTTCGAGGAGGGCGCGGGACTCCTGGTGCAGGGACTGACGGCCTGGCACCTGATTCACACCTCGGCGCGACTCGAGCGGGGACAGAAGGTCCTGGTTCACGCGGCCGCGGGAGGTGTCGGGTTGCTCACCATCCAACTCGCGAAGCAGGTTGGGGCCACGGTCCTCGGAACCGTGTCGAATGAAGCCAAGGCACAGCTCGCGAAAGAGGCGGGAGCCGACGAGGTCTTCATCTACGGCGGAGCGCGCTCGGTAGCGGACTGGGTGAGAGACATCACGGGAGGCAACGGAGTCGAGGTGGTGCTGGACTCCGTGGGCGCCAGCACCTGGGCCAGCAGTCTGGAATCCCTTGCACCCTTCGGACATCTCGTTTCATTCGGCAGCGCGAGTGGTGATCCACCGCCCGTCGCGGTTGAATCACTCTACGCCAAGTCTCTCAAGGTGAGCGGGTATTGGCTGCGAACCCAACACCCGGAAGCCCTTCAGCGTCGGGCACGTCAGGCATTGGGTGAGCTGCTCAGCTCGGGAGCCTTGAAGGTGAAGCTGGGGCTCGTCGTCGATCTATCGGAGGCCGCGAGGGCACACCGAGATCTCGAGACGCGAGGGACAGTGGGAAAGGTGGTGCTGCGAGTGCCGTGA